One segment of Amycolatopsis alba DSM 44262 DNA contains the following:
- a CDS encoding DEAD/DEAH box helicase: MVNSPPQTPAEAYAASQRRAQYPQLTRFAAESSFEFDDFQVRGCEALEDGHGVLVCAPTGAGKTVVGEFAVHLALAEGRKCFYTTPIKALSNQKYADLVGRYGTDAVGLLTGDTSINGNAQVVVMTTEVLRNMLYAGSSTIGELAYVVMDEVHYLADRFRGAVWEEVILHLPEHVRVVGLSATVSNAEEFGEWLVEVRGDTTVVVDEHRPVPLWQHMLVGNRLMDLFAGQEEHAPGTELRINPSLLRRTEEVGRGFAPAGMRGPRGRRGAPSRMPRFRPPSRTDTVERLDNAGLLPAIVFIFSRAGCDAAVGQCVRSGLRLNGPEEVEKVRRIVAERTKDLPEGDLGVLGYWEWREALERGIAGHHAGLLPAFKETVEELFVQGLVKVVFATETLALGINMPARTVVLERLVKYNGEAHVDLTPGEYTQLTGRAGRRGIDVEGHAVVAWQPGIDPKQVGGLASTRTYPLRSSFRPGYNMAVNLVAQVGAEAARDLLEQSFAQFQADRSVVGTARRIERNKEALRGYTSAITGDFDEMLEYVELRAKISAREKALSRQNTSARRAGTAESLEKLRKGDVIAVPAGRRAGLAVVVDPGLDPIREPRPVVVTEDRWSGPLSVSDFPAPVEALGNIKLPKHIELRSPKTRRDIASTLRNAGISLPGRQKRRAGANEDGELAALRRAQRAHPCHGLAEREANLRWVERYQRLSAETEQLERKVAATTHSLARAFDRILRLLGERGYLGPESKGDGEDRVTEHGKRLTRLYSESDLLAAECIRHDVWKGLAPAELAAVVSTLVFEARRDTAGEPRLPAGKVLDAWQATTRLWMELTEDERRHKLDRTREPDAGFAWPIYRWARGESLEKVLTAAEANGQELSAGDFVRWSRQVIDLLDQIRDVLGRADPVGAAASDAVKALRRGVVAAGGA; the protein is encoded by the coding sequence GTGGTCAATAGCCCTCCTCAGACCCCGGCCGAGGCATACGCCGCCTCCCAGCGCCGTGCGCAGTATCCCCAGCTGACCCGCTTCGCGGCGGAGTCGTCGTTCGAATTCGACGACTTCCAGGTCCGCGGCTGCGAGGCACTCGAAGACGGGCACGGCGTGCTCGTCTGCGCGCCCACCGGCGCCGGGAAGACCGTGGTCGGCGAGTTCGCGGTGCACCTCGCCCTCGCCGAAGGCCGGAAGTGCTTCTACACGACACCCATCAAGGCGTTGTCGAACCAGAAGTACGCCGATCTCGTCGGCCGCTACGGCACGGACGCCGTCGGCCTGCTGACCGGTGACACCTCGATCAACGGCAACGCGCAGGTCGTGGTCATGACCACCGAGGTCCTGCGGAACATGCTCTACGCCGGTTCCTCGACCATCGGCGAGCTCGCGTACGTGGTGATGGACGAGGTCCACTACCTCGCCGACCGGTTCCGCGGCGCGGTCTGGGAAGAGGTCATCCTCCACCTGCCCGAGCACGTCCGGGTCGTCGGCCTGTCGGCGACGGTGAGCAACGCCGAGGAGTTCGGTGAATGGCTCGTCGAGGTCCGCGGCGACACCACCGTCGTCGTCGACGAGCACCGTCCCGTGCCGCTGTGGCAGCACATGCTGGTCGGGAACAGGCTGATGGACCTGTTCGCGGGCCAGGAGGAACACGCGCCCGGCACCGAACTGCGGATCAACCCCAGCCTGCTGCGCCGTACCGAGGAGGTCGGCCGCGGGTTCGCCCCGGCCGGGATGCGCGGGCCGAGGGGGCGCCGAGGGGCGCCGTCCCGGATGCCGCGGTTCCGGCCGCCGTCCCGCACCGACACGGTCGAGCGACTGGACAACGCCGGTCTGCTCCCCGCCATCGTGTTCATCTTCTCCCGCGCCGGCTGCGATGCCGCCGTCGGCCAGTGCGTCCGGTCGGGTCTGCGGCTCAACGGTCCCGAAGAGGTCGAGAAGGTCCGCCGCATCGTCGCCGAGCGCACCAAGGACCTGCCCGAAGGCGACCTCGGCGTCCTCGGCTACTGGGAATGGCGCGAGGCGCTCGAACGCGGCATCGCCGGGCACCACGCGGGGCTGCTCCCCGCGTTCAAGGAGACCGTCGAGGAGCTGTTCGTCCAGGGCCTGGTGAAGGTCGTCTTCGCCACCGAGACGCTCGCGCTCGGCATCAACATGCCCGCGCGCACCGTCGTCCTGGAACGGCTGGTGAAGTACAACGGCGAGGCACACGTCGACCTGACGCCGGGGGAGTACACGCAGCTCACCGGGCGTGCCGGGCGGCGCGGGATCGACGTCGAAGGCCACGCCGTCGTCGCATGGCAGCCGGGGATCGACCCGAAGCAGGTCGGCGGCCTTGCCTCGACCCGGACGTACCCGCTGCGATCGTCTTTCCGGCCCGGCTACAACATGGCGGTGAACCTGGTCGCCCAGGTCGGCGCCGAGGCGGCCCGTGACCTGCTGGAACAGTCGTTCGCGCAGTTCCAGGCCGACCGGTCGGTGGTCGGGACGGCGCGGCGGATCGAGCGGAACAAGGAGGCCCTGCGGGGCTACACCTCCGCCATCACCGGCGATTTCGACGAGATGCTGGAGTACGTCGAGCTGCGCGCCAAGATCTCCGCACGGGAGAAGGCGCTTTCGCGGCAGAACACCTCCGCCCGCCGGGCGGGCACGGCCGAGTCGCTGGAGAAGCTCCGCAAGGGTGACGTCATCGCGGTACCCGCGGGACGGCGCGCGGGGCTCGCGGTCGTCGTCGACCCAGGGCTCGACCCGATCCGTGAACCGCGGCCCGTCGTGGTCACCGAAGACCGCTGGTCCGGGCCGCTCTCGGTCTCCGACTTCCCCGCGCCGGTGGAGGCGCTGGGGAACATCAAGCTGCCGAAGCACATCGAGCTGCGTTCGCCCAAGACCCGTCGTGACATCGCCTCGACCCTGCGCAACGCGGGAATCTCCTTGCCCGGCAGGCAAAAGCGTCGCGCCGGGGCCAATGAGGACGGTGAGCTGGCCGCGCTGCGGCGGGCGCAGCGCGCGCATCCGTGCCACGGTCTGGCCGAACGCGAGGCGAACCTGCGCTGGGTCGAGCGATACCAGCGTCTCTCGGCGGAGACCGAGCAACTGGAACGCAAAGTCGCCGCGACGACGCATTCGCTCGCGCGCGCCTTCGACCGCATCCTGCGGCTGCTCGGCGAGCGCGGATACCTCGGTCCCGAATCCAAGGGCGACGGCGAGGACCGCGTCACCGAACACGGGAAGCGGCTCACCCGTCTCTACAGCGAGTCCGACCTGCTCGCCGCCGAATGCATCCGGCACGACGTCTGGAAGGGCCTGGCACCCGCCGAACTCGCGGCCGTCGTCTCGACGCTGGTCTTCGAAGCACGCCGCGACACGGCGGGGGAGCCTCGCCTGCCCGCCGGCAAGGTCCTCGACGCCTGGCAGGCGACCACACGCCTGTGGATGGAACTCACCGAGGACGAGCGACGGCACAAGCTGGACCGCACCCGTGAACCGGATGCCGGCTTCGCCTGGCCCATCTACCGCTGGGCGCGCGGCGAATCGCTGGAGAAGGTCCTCACCGCCGCCGAGGCGAACGGGCAGGAGCTGTCCGCCGGTGACTTCGTGCGCTGGTCGCGGCAGGTCATCGACCTGCTGGACCAGATCCGCGACGTCCTCGGGCGGGCCGACCCGGTGGGTGCGGCGGCTTCGGACGCCGTGAAGGCCTTGCGACGCGGGGTCGTGGCGGCGGGAGGCGCGTAG
- a CDS encoding helix-turn-helix transcriptional regulator, with protein sequence MSTARAERLVNLVLALLSTRQYLTAERIRGIVPGYADAASDEAYFRMFERDKTELRELGIPLETGRNSAFDAIDGYRIARRDYELGEIDLAPDEATAVGLAVRLWDSPELTGEAQGALVKLRAAGVEVDDHAPTVVEPRVRAEPAFGPLLAAVQAGQAVRFEYRRSGSAERKIRTLEPWGVVSWRGRWYVVGHDRDRGASRCFRLSRVTGKVDAFGAVGVVERPEGVNLLKMVSASSSEDPSAPTTASVWVADGRAAGVRRRGRVVGRSDAGGEEGDLVEIELYYPESAADWLTAHGPDVLVLEPEVLAKSVLSRLEAVAHAGGAR encoded by the coding sequence GTGTCCACCGCACGCGCCGAACGCTTGGTCAACCTGGTTCTGGCCCTCCTGTCCACCCGGCAGTACCTCACCGCCGAGCGGATCCGGGGCATCGTGCCCGGATACGCCGACGCGGCCAGCGACGAGGCCTACTTCCGCATGTTCGAGCGCGACAAGACCGAACTGCGGGAACTCGGCATCCCGCTGGAGACCGGCCGCAACTCCGCGTTCGACGCGATCGACGGCTACCGCATCGCGCGCCGCGACTACGAACTCGGCGAGATCGACCTCGCGCCCGACGAGGCGACCGCGGTCGGCCTCGCCGTCCGGCTCTGGGATTCCCCGGAACTGACCGGGGAGGCGCAGGGCGCGCTGGTGAAGCTCCGCGCCGCCGGGGTCGAGGTCGACGACCACGCCCCGACCGTCGTCGAACCCCGTGTGCGCGCCGAACCGGCGTTCGGCCCACTGCTCGCCGCCGTCCAGGCAGGGCAGGCGGTGCGCTTCGAATACCGCCGCAGCGGTTCGGCCGAGCGCAAGATCCGCACCCTCGAACCGTGGGGCGTGGTGTCCTGGCGGGGCCGCTGGTACGTCGTCGGGCACGACAGGGACCGTGGCGCGTCCCGGTGCTTCCGGCTCTCGCGCGTGACAGGGAAGGTCGACGCCTTCGGTGCTGTCGGCGTCGTCGAGCGCCCGGAAGGGGTCAACCTGCTGAAGATGGTGTCCGCCAGCAGCAGCGAGGACCCGTCCGCGCCGACCACCGCCAGTGTCTGGGTCGCCGACGGCCGGGCCGCCGGGGTCCGCCGCCGTGGCCGGGTGGTCGGCCGCAGTGACGCCGGGGGAGAAGAAGGCGACCTCGTGGAGATCGAGCTGTACTACCCCGAATCCGCCGCGGACTGGCTCACCGCCCACGGCCCGGACGTCCTCGTCCTCGAACCCGAAGTCCTCGCGAAATCGGTGCTCAGCAGGCTCGAAGCCGTCGCGCACGCCGGTGGTGCCCGATGA
- a CDS encoding GNAT family N-acetyltransferase has product MSDFSVRPLRSDEERAATDVFRRALHVKEMTDEEWSAIAPSMQPDRGFGAFDPELIGTVRSFDSEVTLPGGGITPLAAVSLVGVRADRIRRGVLTGLMRAQFEDFAARGVPAAMLHASEGAIYGRFGYGVGARAKSIEVDRHRARFRPEVPVGGQISLLDLESTLEQWPSLFDALPRTRPGMIARSPHLWPGYERELRRATTPVTTAVHRGPDGVDGYVTYTVERAKFGDPALLKIQSFHYAGSDAFAGLWRYLLSVDLVDRITIEKRPLDEPVELLFTDLRHVTVQKLQDEGWLRLVDVATMLDARTYQGEPVVIEVTDPFLEHNSGRYRLSGDGSVRTTEPADLEVSADTLSMLYLGAWRASELAAAGRVRATGEAALERADLLFGTRVNPWCGTFF; this is encoded by the coding sequence ATGAGTGACTTCTCAGTGCGCCCGCTGCGGTCCGATGAGGAACGGGCCGCGACCGACGTGTTCAGGCGTGCCTTGCACGTGAAGGAGATGACCGACGAGGAATGGTCGGCCATCGCCCCGTCGATGCAGCCGGACCGCGGGTTCGGTGCGTTCGATCCGGAGCTGATCGGCACCGTCCGGTCCTTCGATTCGGAAGTGACGCTGCCGGGTGGAGGCATCACGCCGCTCGCGGCGGTCAGCCTGGTCGGCGTCCGGGCCGACCGCATCCGGCGTGGTGTGCTGACCGGGTTGATGCGCGCTCAGTTCGAGGATTTCGCGGCCCGCGGCGTTCCGGCGGCGATGCTGCACGCGTCCGAGGGTGCCATCTACGGCAGGTTCGGCTACGGAGTCGGGGCGCGGGCCAAGTCGATCGAGGTCGACAGGCACCGTGCCCGGTTCCGTCCCGAGGTCCCGGTGGGCGGGCAGATCTCGTTGCTGGACCTGGAAAGCACCCTCGAGCAATGGCCGTCGCTCTTCGACGCCCTCCCGCGCACCCGGCCCGGCATGATCGCGCGGAGCCCGCATCTGTGGCCGGGTTACGAGCGCGAACTGCGCCGGGCGACCACTCCGGTCACGACAGCCGTGCATCGCGGCCCGGACGGTGTCGACGGCTACGTCACCTACACCGTCGAGAGGGCCAAGTTCGGCGATCCGGCGTTGCTGAAGATCCAGTCCTTCCACTACGCGGGCTCAGACGCGTTCGCGGGGTTGTGGCGCTACCTGCTGTCCGTTGACCTCGTCGACCGCATCACCATCGAAAAACGGCCACTCGACGAACCGGTCGAGTTGCTGTTCACGGACCTGCGGCACGTGACCGTGCAGAAGCTCCAGGACGAAGGCTGGCTCCGGCTCGTCGACGTCGCCACCATGCTCGACGCCCGCACGTACCAGGGCGAACCGGTCGTCATCGAAGTCACCGATCCCTTCCTGGAGCACAACTCCGGCCGCTACCGTCTCTCCGGGGACGGCTCCGTCCGCACCACCGAGCCCGCGGATCTCGAAGTGAGTGCCGACACGCTCTCGATGCTGTACCTCGGTGCCTGGCGCGCGTCGGAGCTCGCGGCCGCCGGACGCGTCCGCGCCACCGGCGAGGCCGCCTTGGAGCGGGCGGACCTGCTGTTCGGCACGCGAGTGAACCCCTGGTGCGGTACCTTCTTCTGA
- the tatA gene encoding Sec-independent protein translocase subunit TatA, translating into MNALQPWHIIILVLVVVLLFGAKRLPDAARSIGKSMKIFKAETKDMAGGDKDKAAETEEVETKQLPQATTPAPAAPAASAQDKQVADLQRQLDELKKQQAPTPAPAEQAQKNAS; encoded by the coding sequence ATGAACGCGCTGCAGCCGTGGCACATCATCATCCTGGTGCTCGTCGTTGTTCTGCTGTTCGGCGCCAAGAGGCTTCCGGACGCCGCGCGGTCCATCGGCAAGTCCATGAAGATCTTCAAGGCCGAGACCAAGGACATGGCCGGCGGAGACAAGGACAAGGCCGCCGAAACCGAAGAGGTCGAGACCAAGCAGCTGCCGCAGGCCACCACGCCCGCGCCCGCCGCTCCTGCCGCGTCCGCGCAGGACAAGCAGGTCGCCGACCTCCAGCGCCAGCTCGACGAGCTCAAGAAGCAGCAGGCCCCCACGCCCGCTCCGGCCGAGCAGGCGCAGAAGAACGCCAGCTGA
- a CDS encoding DUF4333 domain-containing protein, which translates to MSTPYGGNDPQQQPQWGQQPGYGQQPGGAQPPSGPQQQPQWGQQPQYDPSQTQQQQPQWGQQPAPYDPSQQQPPGYPQQQQPGYDPSQTQQQQPQWGQQSQQPQYGQQPGYPQSGPQQQPGYPQSGPQQQPGYPQSGSQQQPQYGQPQQPGQYEYGQGQFPGTQGEAQDKPKSKKGLLIGIGALVVIIAAVGVLGFVTPGWFNTQVFNNTQMQTDVQKLLTETYGIKEISAVTCPSGQEVKDGVKFTCTATIEGKPQEVPITVKGDTGNYEVSPPAVTK; encoded by the coding sequence ATGAGCACGCCGTATGGCGGCAACGACCCGCAGCAGCAGCCCCAGTGGGGCCAGCAGCCGGGCTACGGGCAACAGCCGGGTGGCGCTCAACCACCGAGCGGCCCGCAGCAGCAGCCGCAGTGGGGTCAGCAGCCGCAGTACGACCCGTCGCAGACGCAGCAGCAACAGCCCCAATGGGGCCAGCAGCCCGCACCGTACGACCCGTCCCAGCAGCAGCCTCCTGGCTATCCGCAACAGCAGCAGCCCGGCTACGACCCCTCTCAGACGCAGCAACAGCAGCCTCAGTGGGGCCAGCAAAGCCAGCAGCCGCAGTACGGCCAGCAACCGGGGTATCCGCAGAGCGGCCCGCAGCAACAGCCTGGGTATCCGCAGAGCGGGCCCCAGCAGCAGCCTGGCTACCCGCAGAGCGGCTCGCAGCAGCAGCCGCAGTACGGGCAGCCCCAGCAGCCGGGCCAGTACGAGTACGGCCAGGGCCAGTTCCCCGGCACCCAGGGCGAGGCGCAGGACAAGCCGAAGTCCAAGAAGGGCCTGCTCATCGGGATCGGCGCGCTCGTGGTGATCATCGCCGCGGTCGGCGTCCTCGGATTCGTCACGCCGGGCTGGTTCAACACCCAGGTCTTCAACAACACCCAGATGCAGACCGACGTGCAGAAGCTGCTCACCGAGACCTACGGGATCAAGGAGATCAGCGCGGTCACCTGCCCCTCGGGCCAGGAAGTCAAGGACGGGGTGAAATTCACCTGCACCGCGACGATCGAGGGCAAGCCGCAGGAGGTGCCGATCACCGTGAAGGGTGACACCGGCAACTACGAGGTCTCACCGCCCGCCGTCACCAAATAA
- a CDS encoding DUF4333 domain-containing protein, producing MSRRAVATVVLCCGAFAVLAGCSAAPAPAEATKTVTVPPTTSASPSASSAGGSSTDAPGRVFDPRTMQADVRKILTGTYQMSEVGEVLCPSNQKVEDGSTFTCTVQVAGEGKTVTITVTGDDGRYEVGAPA from the coding sequence TTGAGCAGGCGAGCCGTCGCGACGGTCGTTCTGTGCTGCGGCGCTTTCGCGGTGCTGGCTGGGTGTTCGGCCGCCCCGGCACCCGCGGAGGCGACCAAGACCGTCACCGTCCCGCCCACGACGAGTGCCTCGCCGAGCGCGTCTTCCGCCGGTGGTTCCTCCACCGACGCTCCGGGCAGGGTCTTCGATCCCCGGACCATGCAGGCCGACGTGCGGAAGATCCTCACCGGGACGTATCAGATGAGCGAGGTCGGCGAGGTGCTCTGCCCGTCGAACCAGAAGGTCGAGGACGGCAGTACGTTCACTTGCACCGTCCAGGTCGCAGGGGAGGGCAAGACCGTCACGATCACCGTCACCGGTGACGACGGCCGCTACGAGGTCGGCGCGCCCGCCTGA
- a CDS encoding helix-turn-helix transcriptional regulator has protein sequence MSATGRMPRLLALVPYLLARPGIKITDAAHDFDVTPKQLRKDLELLWMCGLPGYGPGDLIDLSFEGDTIVVTHDAGMNRPLRLTGGEATAMLVALRALAETPGVVDADAVRRAIAKIEAAAGQAQPSGIVVDRGVREGKKTASTREAVRAALTAKRALRIRYYTASKDEITERTVDPMRLLIVQAVGYLEAWCRRAEGVRLFRLDRIDELTVLDEPAVPPAHAQPTDISDGVFRPRPDQQEAVLVLDPDARWVAEYYPCDELDELDGGRLRIRMRYADESWMVRLILGLGGDAQVESPATLGEAVGRRAADALARARHLVSTYEQ, from the coding sequence ATGAGCGCCACCGGACGGATGCCGCGTCTGCTCGCGCTCGTGCCGTATCTGCTCGCCCGGCCCGGTATCAAGATCACCGACGCCGCCCACGACTTCGACGTCACGCCCAAGCAGCTGCGCAAGGACCTCGAACTGCTGTGGATGTGCGGGCTGCCCGGCTACGGTCCCGGCGACCTGATCGACCTCTCCTTCGAGGGCGACACGATCGTCGTCACGCACGACGCCGGCATGAACCGCCCGCTGCGGCTCACCGGCGGCGAGGCGACGGCCATGCTCGTCGCGCTGCGGGCACTGGCCGAGACACCCGGCGTGGTCGACGCCGACGCGGTCCGCCGCGCCATCGCGAAGATCGAAGCCGCCGCCGGCCAGGCCCAGCCGTCGGGGATCGTCGTCGACAGGGGAGTGCGGGAAGGCAAGAAGACAGCCAGCACCCGCGAAGCCGTCCGGGCCGCTCTCACTGCCAAGCGCGCGTTGCGGATCCGGTACTACACCGCGTCGAAGGACGAGATCACCGAGCGCACCGTCGATCCCATGCGGTTGCTCATCGTCCAGGCGGTCGGCTATCTCGAAGCGTGGTGCCGCCGCGCCGAAGGGGTCCGGCTGTTCCGGCTCGACCGCATCGACGAGCTCACCGTGCTCGACGAACCCGCCGTCCCGCCCGCGCACGCGCAGCCCACTGACATTTCCGATGGTGTTTTCCGGCCGCGTCCCGATCAGCAGGAAGCCGTCCTCGTCCTCGATCCCGACGCACGCTGGGTAGCCGAGTACTACCCCTGCGACGAGCTCGACGAGCTCGACGGCGGAAGACTGCGGATCCGGATGCGCTACGCCGACGAGTCCTGGATGGTCCGGCTGATCCTCGGTCTGGGCGGAGACGCGCAGGTCGAGAGCCCCGCCACACTCGGCGAGGCGGTTGGTCGACGGGCGGCCGACGCGCTGGCCCGTGCCCGTCACCTTGTGTCAACCTACGAGCAGTAG
- a CDS encoding diacylglycerol/lipid kinase family protein, producing the protein MHAALAVHPASGNGAAGRLMESVAARLRPVVDRLDVLVAHTVEESRALMTDSRAAGLDALVVLGGDGAAHQGVQFCAESGVALGLVPAGTGNDFARALGIPENPHAAVDLVARRLADGSRRRLDLGRAGDEWFATVLCSGFDALVTERANRLTWPRGPRRYDVAILAELAAFRPRPVVLRTDVETLELDATMIAVGNTPFYGGGMRICPGADPEDGRFDVTVVGDATRRDLLRMLPGVRSGRHVGHPAVRTLKATRLHLAGSDLPVYADGEPLGGLPIDITCVPGALTVVG; encoded by the coding sequence ATGCACGCGGCACTGGCCGTCCACCCCGCCTCCGGTAACGGGGCGGCGGGACGGCTGATGGAGTCGGTCGCGGCGCGGCTGCGGCCCGTCGTCGACCGGCTCGACGTCCTCGTGGCCCACACGGTCGAGGAATCCCGCGCGCTGATGACCGACTCGCGCGCGGCCGGGCTGGACGCTCTCGTCGTCCTCGGTGGTGACGGCGCGGCCCACCAGGGTGTCCAGTTCTGTGCCGAATCCGGCGTTGCCCTCGGACTCGTCCCCGCGGGCACCGGCAACGACTTCGCCAGGGCGCTCGGGATCCCGGAGAACCCGCACGCGGCCGTCGATCTGGTCGCCAGGCGACTCGCCGACGGCAGCAGGCGGAGGCTGGACCTCGGCCGGGCCGGTGACGAATGGTTCGCCACCGTGCTGTGCTCCGGCTTCGACGCCCTGGTCACCGAACGCGCCAACCGGCTGACCTGGCCTCGTGGCCCGCGCCGCTACGACGTCGCGATCCTGGCCGAACTCGCCGCGTTCCGGCCCCGGCCGGTCGTGCTCCGCACCGACGTCGAGACCCTCGAACTCGACGCCACCATGATCGCCGTCGGCAACACCCCGTTCTACGGCGGTGGTATGCGGATCTGCCCCGGAGCCGACCCGGAAGACGGCCGATTCGACGTCACCGTCGTGGGCGACGCGACCCGGCGCGACCTCCTCCGCATGTTGCCCGGTGTCCGCTCCGGCAGGCACGTCGGGCATCCGGCGGTCCGGACCCTCAAAGCCACCCGGCTCCACCTCGCGGGCAGCGACCTGCCGGTCTACGCCGACGGCGAGCCGCTGGGCGGACTGCCGATCGACATCACCTGCGTCCCCGGCGCGCTCACCGTCGTCGGATGA
- the tatC gene encoding twin-arginine translocase subunit TatC gives MADSASGEERRGSKRRKRSRRMNPDGTMTLIEHIYEFRRRLGFALLALVAGGIIGFIWFQTTIGPIPSLGKLLTDPYCAVPAERRFDGPTGGCKLLQTVPFEAFMTQLKVGLAGGAVLFSPVWLYQIWAFVAPGLYSKERKYALTFVAFASLLFAGGAVLAYLLVPHALELLMNFGGDQFITALTADKYVSFILSLLLIFGVSFELPLLVVMLNRVGVLKYQTLKKWRRGLIMVVFVFAAFATPGSDPFSMLGLSAALIVLLELSIQIARFHDRKLDKERGTEGWDKLADDEAAPFDYTPSTIDDEPSAATNGKRTNTDDVT, from the coding sequence GTGGCGGATTCCGCCTCAGGTGAGGAACGCCGCGGGTCGAAGCGGCGCAAGCGCAGCCGTCGGATGAATCCCGACGGCACGATGACGCTCATCGAGCACATCTACGAGTTCCGGCGCCGCCTGGGCTTCGCGCTGCTCGCTCTCGTGGCGGGCGGGATCATCGGGTTCATCTGGTTCCAGACGACGATCGGTCCGATCCCGTCGCTGGGCAAGCTGCTGACCGACCCCTACTGCGCCGTGCCGGCCGAACGCCGGTTCGACGGCCCCACCGGTGGGTGCAAGCTGTTGCAGACCGTGCCCTTCGAAGCGTTCATGACGCAGTTGAAGGTCGGTCTCGCCGGCGGCGCCGTCCTGTTTTCGCCGGTGTGGCTCTACCAGATCTGGGCGTTCGTCGCCCCTGGTCTGTACTCCAAGGAGAGGAAGTACGCGCTGACGTTCGTCGCGTTCGCGTCGCTGCTCTTCGCCGGGGGTGCCGTGCTGGCGTACCTCCTCGTGCCGCACGCCCTCGAACTGCTGATGAACTTCGGTGGCGATCAGTTCATCACCGCGTTGACCGCGGACAAGTACGTTTCGTTCATCCTGTCGCTGCTGCTGATCTTCGGTGTCAGCTTCGAACTCCCGCTGCTCGTAGTGATGCTGAACCGCGTCGGCGTCCTCAAGTACCAGACGCTGAAGAAGTGGCGCCGCGGCCTGATCATGGTCGTGTTCGTCTTCGCCGCCTTCGCGACACCCGGTTCGGACCCGTTCTCGATGCTCGGCCTGTCCGCCGCACTGATCGTGCTGCTGGAGCTGTCCATCCAGATCGCGCGCTTCCACGACCGCAAGCTCGACAAGGAACGCGGCACCGAGGGCTGGGACAAGCTCGCTGACGACGAGGCCGCGCCGTTCGACTACACGCCGAGCACGATCGACGACGAGCCCTCGGCCGCCACGAACGGCAAGCGGACCAACACCGACGACGTCACCTGA
- a CDS encoding bacteriophage holin — translation MSYLPSIALAVAGLIALFVLLIKLRRVLRVLTHTMSMVATNTRKRTGLLRARSAALRVAIAQRRGLEDR, via the coding sequence GTGTCGTACCTGCCGAGCATCGCGCTCGCCGTCGCCGGGCTGATCGCGCTCTTCGTTTTGCTGATCAAATTACGCAGAGTCTTGCGCGTACTCACCCATACGATGAGCATGGTGGCTACGAACACCCGAAAACGGACAGGGCTTCTTCGTGCCCGGTCGGCCGCGCTCCGCGTGGCGATCGCGCAACGACGTGGGCTCGAAGACCGGTAA